From the genome of Haloplanus natans DSM 17983:
ATGAGACAGGCGCGAGTCTGATTGGAGATTGGTGGGGCCTTGGTGGCGAAGTGAATGAGGCTCCGTACATTGGTGTGGTTGAAGCTGGCGTTGTCTTTCTCGTCGTCGGTGTCCTCGGGTACAGTCTCGCAAAGCGAAAGCGATTGCTGCCGATGCAATACCGGCGGTATCAGTTACAAACACACCAGTGGGTCGTTCTCATCGGGACGGCACTAACGCTGCCACACTTCATTGCTGTCGAAGAGTGGGAAGGCCTCGGTCTCGCAGTTGCTGCCTTGCTCGGTGTAGAGGTGGCGAGTGGCCTGTATGGTCGATATCTACATCGACACGTCGTCCGGCGTGGACGAGGAGACGAGATACCGTCAGTCGTTGGCCGTGTGCTGACTGTCACAAAAGAGACTCTCTTTTCACGATGGCGACGAATACACGTCTTGCTGACTGCTGTCACTGCCATCATCCTCGTCCTCCACATTATCACCGCAATCGGCGACTGACCTTCTCGTGGTCCCGACTCAGCCTGATAGTAGAGGAATGACAGCAAAGTTGGAATTGGCCCGTTTCGGACAGTGCCGCACATCTTTCGATGGAGATGAGTCCGTACACGAGTCAGGGGTATGGAGTTCTAGTGGTCCCGAGTGACACTTCCCGCCGTGATGTCTTTCGACGAATCGCTCAACGCCCACACGTCGATTGGCCGGCCTACGACGCGACGCCACTGTACGACCAAAGTTCACTGACAGCGCTCACAGAGAATATCCGGACCGTCTCGGGGATCTGGTTCGAATCTCGCTGTCTGATCAGTTCCCGCCCGAGTTGACGGTACGAATCCCAATCGGATCGATGTTTCCGTTCCGGTTGAGACCAGTCCGGGTGATCGTAAATACGATCGGGGAATCCTCTACATTCGTCTGAGCGCCGCCCAGATCATAAGCACGACCGGCAGCAAAAAAATCGGTCCAACGCCGATAGCGAGTCCGATCAGCTGTGCGGTGTCGACGTTCGGGCTGACGGCGAGACCGGCGGGAACGGCGAGAAAGGAGAGTGCGAGCAATAGGGCGGACGCGATGACGGCCGAATCACGCTCGGGGCGAGCGGGGTCCGATACGGGCAGTTCGAGTGTCTCGATCGTGGCGTCGAGATCGGTGACCGGGCCAAGTTGGGCGTCACGGTCGTCGGGGTCGACCCCGGATACCGCCAGCGTGCCGGTGTCGAGCAGTCGATCCGGGATCGCGTTGCGGATCGAGAACGTCGCCGAGTCCACCGGGGCGGTCCACTGGACGGCCCCGAGTGCCGTATCGTAGGCTACGAGTCGCTTCTCGTACCGGCGGTACTCGATCGTCCCGTACCGCAGGTAGTAGCTGCCGATACGCGCGCCGGCGACGACGAGGACGAACACGAGCCCGATGATTAACCAGACCGATCCACCGGTGAGTGCGGCGAACGCCAGCCCGATCAGGATAGCGAACGTGGACCGGTGAGCGAACCCGAACGCGACCATCGGGAGGCTGCCGAGCAGGACGGGTGCCGCGTCGACGGATATCCGTCCACGAACGGGCCCGTCCGGGGTGTCGATATCCGGACGTGGCTCGGCGTGGCTTCCGCCGAACGCCCCGTCGAGGACGGACGGCACCGGGAGGTCCGTGTGATCTGTGACGAGCCGATAGACCGAGGTCGCGGTCTTGACAACGACGATGCCGGTGAGGAGGACTAGCCCACCGGATCGGTCGCCGGCGCTCGCGAGCAGACCCACCGTGAGAGTCACGAGGCCGAGCTGGAGGGGTTCACGCAGGATCTCTTGGGCGGAGACGTCGGCGTACTCCTGTCCGGCGAGGTAGTCGGACAGGAACTCGTGGAGCTGTGTGATCACCAGTCCGACACCGCCGACGAGCAGGGACAGCGACGGGCGGATAACCGGTGCCGCCGTCAACCAGTAGAGGACGCTCGCCGGGAGAACGGCGACGGTCCAGAACCCGAGTATCGACGCCGCGAACGGGACGTTCCGTGGATAGACTGCAGGGAGCCGGGAGAGGGGACGCCAGCCGCCACGCTTCTCACGGAGCTCGTGGAGCGGCTCGATATCGGGAAGACCCGGCGAGCCACGTTCGGCGAACAGCGCCTTCGCTGCAGCCAGCAACACCGTCACCAGTCCCTCGATCCAGTAGAGTGTCAAGAGCGAATAGACGTTCCAGCCGAGGGTCAGGACGCCGACCAGCGGAACGAGGTTGGCGACGGCCGCGACGCTGCCGACGCGATGTCTTTGCCACTCCGACGGGGGACGGACGCGCATGTGTCAGTCGAGACGTGGACGCGAGGTCTTGCAGCGTTTCATATCGGCGTGGACGAACGGCCGAGGCTCATCGCCAGCGGCGGGCGAGTTCGTAGGCGAGGGTCACTGGAATAGTGATACTCAAGACCACGAACGTCACGTCGTCGACCGTCGGACTGGATCGAGTGAGCGCGGCGAAGAACACGAGCGCGCCGACGGCGAGGACCCCGACGACGGTCGCAACGTAGTCCGGGCTCGTCCAGTCCGCTCGGGACGTATCGGAGGGCACGTGCGATGGCACCACCGTGTCGTATCGAAGCGATCCTCAAGAATACTGGTGTCGGATCTCTCTCACCGCGACGGTCGCAGCTTCCGCCCCTACAGCTCCGTGGACACATGGACGACAATTACACAGTCGATAGTCTCCCGCGGCTGCATCCGTGGCGTCGTCATCCTCCCGGTCCACCGACGCGGTCGAGGACACGATCGAGCGGGCCACGATAGGCGAGTTTGCTCCCGGCCCAAGAGGTCCCTACCCACACGCCGACGCCGATACCGGCGGCGATGGGGTCCGGGAGTATGCCGGTCGTCTCCCACAGGAAGCTCCCGCCGAGGCATCCCGCGACGAAGACTGTGGCAAACGTGAGGTGGTGTGGGAGACGGCCCGCTTCGTGTGCGTGACCGAGGCTCACCACGACGAGGCCGAGGAGGAGGTCCACCGCGACGAGCGCGAACGCCGTGGACCGTACCCGACCGTCGGTAACGAGGCCACCGACGAGGAGCACAGCGAGTACGGCGACCGCGAGGCCGCGGCCGGCGGTCCGGAGCCATCCAGACCTGGACATCCACCCAATCCGTGGCACCGCCACAGAATTTCGTTACGGTTCGTCACGCGGAACTACCCACGACCTCGCGACCTGATCGTCCGATCCGTCGGCGTGAGCGCACGGGAGCGATGACGCGTGAGATGCCCGGTGCCAGCAGCGAATCCCGACCGAGCCGTACGATGGCGACCCGCACCGCACAGGGTTTATGACGCGTCACACGAAGCCCGGGACGTGCCCTCCATCCGCGACCTTCGAGCCCGACTCCTCACGCCGGAGAATGTAGGTATCACCGTCGCCATTGTCCTCTCGGTCGTCGGCGCGTACGCGATCCAACTCCGCGTCAGTACGGGCGTCGCCGCGTTCTTCGGACTGATCGTCCTCGGCGTCTCGACGCCGACGACGCTCACCTCACACGACCTGTTGGGGACACGGGTCGCCTCCGCAGTCGTCCGCACGGGCGCCGCGTGTACCGCCACCTTCGTCATCTACGTCGGGTCGTTGATTGTCGTTTCCGGACGGGACGGGAGTCTCCTCGATGCTGCAGTGGCGTTTACCCTGACTGCACTCGCGGTCGAGGCTGCCGCT
Proteins encoded in this window:
- a CDS encoding DUF6498-containing protein, which translates into the protein MRVRPPSEWQRHRVGSVAAVANLVPLVGVLTLGWNVYSLLTLYWIEGLVTVLLAAAKALFAERGSPGLPDIEPLHELREKRGGWRPLSRLPAVYPRNVPFAASILGFWTVAVLPASVLYWLTAAPVIRPSLSLLVGGVGLVITQLHEFLSDYLAGQEYADVSAQEILREPLQLGLVTLTVGLLASAGDRSGGLVLLTGIVVVKTATSVYRLVTDHTDLPVPSVLDGAFGGSHAEPRPDIDTPDGPVRGRISVDAAPVLLGSLPMVAFGFAHRSTFAILIGLAFAALTGGSVWLIIGLVFVLVVAGARIGSYYLRYGTIEYRRYEKRLVAYDTALGAVQWTAPVDSATFSIRNAIPDRLLDTGTLAVSGVDPDDRDAQLGPVTDLDATIETLELPVSDPARPERDSAVIASALLLALSFLAVPAGLAVSPNVDTAQLIGLAIGVGPIFLLPVVLMIWAALRRM